In the Corallococcus silvisoli genome, GTACTCCGGTGGCAGGGGGCATGCGCTTCGACAACGTGCCGGACGGCGAGTACTTCCTGCGCGCGAACCGGCTCTACTTCCTGACGCGCGCGCGCCACTTCGACCTGGGGCTGAACCGCATCGGCCGTCCGGACGCCGTCTACACGTCCATCATGGAGTCGACCGCGTCCCTGTCCTTCACCCACCTGGAGCCCTGGCAGGACTGGACGTCCACCTACGACCCGGGCAGCTCGCTCCAGGCCACCAGCGCGGACGTGGACCTGTACGCGCCGCTCTCCCCCAATGAGTACCCGACGGCCGGGGCCACGACGCTCGAGGATCCGGTGGCCTGGGTCTACAGCGGCTCCGGCCGCGGGCTGCCCGCGCTGGATGCCACGAAGGGCGACCGCCTCTACGTGAACCAGCTCAATTCGGTGGGGGCCGGCACCCTCCCGAGCGGCGGGCCCCTGGTCTACTCCACCGTGGTGAGCAGCCTGCACCCGCCGGCCTTCTCCTTCACGCCGGACGGCACCACGTCCCTGCCGTTGTCGGGCGCCTTGCAGCCCGTCGCGCAGCAGCCGTTCTCCATGGAGTGGCGCCTGTCGGAGTTCACCCGCTGGCGCACGGACGCGAACCCCACCGGGACGCTCAGCACGCCTTCGCTGTCGCTGTCGCCCGCGCCGTTCGGCTACCAGGACGGCTGGGTGGGCTACCAAGGCGAGCTGCTCACCCTGACGCTGCCGCGCGGTGAGGACGGCGTCATCGCGCGCCGGCTCGCCTACGGCAATCCCTATCCCTCCAGTTCGGGCGTGGTGGGCACGGTCGGCTATTCGTTCCGCTCCGCGACGCCGGTCGTCGTGGGGACCCGGAACCACTACCCCAGCGGCGGCATCTACGTCATCGACCGGTTGGACCACCTCATCGCGGGTCCCCTCCAACCGTCCATCTCGCCGCCCCGCGAGCTGCGCATCGACGGGGTGGATGCCTACGCGTCGCGCGTGGTGGGCACCACGCAGCCGGTGTTCAGCTGGCGGCCTCCGGTCCAGGGGACGCCCAAGGCCTACGTCCTGTCCGTCATCCAGTTGGTCGGCACCTTCGACGCGAACCCGACGCTGCGCTTCTACGTGCCTGGGGACAGGACGCAGGTCCGGCTGCCGCCCAACCTGCTGCTGCCGGGCACCGTCTACTACGCGCGGGTGACGGCGGATGGCTCTCCGAACTACGAGCCCTGGCGGGCCCCGTACATCACCGCGGAGCTGCTGCCCAACGTCAGCGCGGACACGTACAGCGCTGCCTTCACCACGCCGTAGTCCCGGCGGGAGCCCGCCCGCTACCGCGCGCCCTGGCGGTGGCGGGCGAGGCACTGCTGATAGCGCGCGTCCACCGACTTCGCGAACCACGCGGTGGTGCGCTCGCCGCTCAGCTTCACGCTCTTGAGCAGCACCTGCGGGAGCTGGGCGTAGGCGGGCGCCTCGCCCGTCTGCTTCGCGTACGCGCGCTTCACCGCGAGGTACGTGTCGGTCTTCTCGAAGTCCGCCGTCTTCTCCTGCTCCACGTCCCGGCGCACCCGCCGCTCGCTCAGGTCCGGCGCGTAGCGCTGGCGGAAGAGCAGCAGCGCCTTGAGGCTTTGACTGTCCTCGCTTCGTGGCTGCCCATTCCTGTCATACAGTTGCAAGTCCCCATCCGTCGCGAGGGTGACCCCGGTGAGCTGGCTGACCTGGGCTTGCAGGGCGGCGTTGCGCGAGCTGTAGACACCGCCGTTGTAGTCCGCGAACCGGTAGAGCGGTTCGTCGTACGCGGCCTCGAAGCCCAGCAGCCGTGACGTGCCGTACCGGACGCCTCCCGCGCGCGTGTAGAGCGACTCGCGCACCTGCACCGGGTCCGCGTCCGGGCCCGCCTTCTCTTGCGCGTACCGCACGCTGACCTGCATGGAGCCGGCGGTGGTGACGGGGTTCTGTCCCGCGAACGACGATGGACCGAACAGGGAGCTGGCCAGGTCCGCGGCCGCGTACGCCGCAGGGTACTCCTCCTCATAGTACGCCAGCATGTCCCGGAAGAGCCGGTCCAGGTCCCGCTCGGTGCGCAGCGCGTCCAGCCGCGCCCCGAAGGTGCGCTTCGCTCCCTTCGCCTTCGACGACAGCACCTCGTCCAGCAGCCGCCGCCCCAAGGGGCCCAACCGTCCCGCCGTCCCGTCCAGCTTCTGACGCACCAGCTTCGCGAGCCCCGGCACCGCCGGGTCCGCCTGGAAGCCCGACTCCTGTTCGATGATGGCCAGCACCTGACACACCACGGGCCCGGACGCCGGAATCGCCTCCGCGTCCAGCGCCGCCAGCACGTCGCGTGCCCAGCCCTCGCGCTCCGCGCCCTTCACCTTCGGGGGCAGCAGCCGCGCCACCTGCGCCACCGTCAACGTGGGCGGCGCCGGCACCTCCGCCACCGCCACCGGCGCCCGCGACGCACAGGCCGTGACAGCCAGCAACAGCCCCAGGCACCACATCCTCCGGTGGCCGACGTTTCGCCTCAGGTCAGCCTGCGGGTGCATGCGGCGCTCCATCCGGTGAAAACATTTTTTTGAGACATCCCGCGCCCACTCCCGTTTCCTCCGCAGGCACCTGAATAAGCCGAATTGTTGATAATTTCGCCTAGCGAGAATTCCATGGCAGGCGAGCTTGTTCAGGGGGATTGTACAAAGCTGCAAAACGTACTTTCCCCAAAAAGTAGTTGCCCTGATGAATTCAAGTGTGTCACGTATCACCCGTTGTTTCTTGATGGAGGTATCGCGTTGGCTCATCGACTGTTGAAGACGATTGGCGCGGCATGGCTCGGCGTGGCTCTTTCGGCGTGCGGTACGCAGGGGTCCACGGGAGACGAGACGCAGGCGCCTGAGCAGGAGAAGTCGGGCGAGGACATCCAGAGCACGTTGAACGCGCTCGGCGGTGCCCAGGTGTTGGGTGTGCACGCGGACGGCATCCCCGACAGCATCCGTGGCGAGCTGGGCCGGATGGATCTGAAGGTCAACACGCTGGCTGGCGGGCGGAATGCGCTCGCGGGCGTGGCGCCGGCCTTCCGCCTGAACGCGGAGGACATGGTGCTGCGCAAGGCGCACACCGACGAGCAGGGCAACCAGCACCTGCGCTTCACGCAGACGAAGAACGGCCTGCAGGTGATTGGCGGCGAGCTGGTCGTGCACGTGCGGCCGGACGGCACGGTGTTCCGGGCCAACGGCTCCGCGCGCGACGGCCTGACCGTCTCCGCGCTGCCGCGCATCGCGGCCCAGTCCGCGCAGGCGGCGGCGGTGGGCGCGACGGTGGGCACGGGCCTGGGGGCCGAGGGCGCGCCCCGGCTGGTGTACGTGCGCACCGAGGACGGCGCGCTGCGTCTGGCGTACGAGGTGACGGTCACGGGTGAGAGCAACCTGATGCCGGTGCGTGACCTCGTGTACGTGAGCGCGGTGGACGGCTCCATCGTGCTGCGCGCTCCGCAGATCCACTCCGCGCTCAACCGCAAGCTCTACAGCGCGAACAACGGCACCAGCACGCCGGGCACGCTCAAGCGCAGCGAGGGCCAGGCGGCCATCGGTGACTCGCATGTCGACATGAACTACGACATGCTGGGCTACACCTACAACTGCTACAAGACGCTCTTCAACCGCGACTCGCTCAACAACGCGGGCCAGACGCTCATCAGCACGGTTCACTACAGCAAGAACTACGTGAACGCCTACTGGGACGGCACCCAGATGGTGTACGGCGACGGCGACGGCGTGAACTCCATCGAGCTGGGCAAGGACGCGGACGTCACCGTCCACGAGCTGACCCACGCGGTGACGGAGAACGAGTCCAACCTGACGTACTCCGGCCAGTCCGGCGGCCTCAACGAGGCGATGTCCGACACGTTCGGCGCCATCTGCGAGAGCTGGTCCAAGGACTGGAGCATCGCCGCGGACGTCTGGATGGTGGGCGAGGACGTCTGGACGCCGAACATCCCGAACGACGCCCTGCGCTACATGGATGACCCGGCGAAGGACGGCGTGTCGCTGGACTGGGCGCCGAACTACAACGGCCAGGACGTGCACTACACCTCCGGCATCCCGAACCTGGCGTTCGCGCTGCTCTCCAAGGGTGGCAAGCACCCGCGCGGCCGCTCCACCATCGAGGTGCCGGCCATCGGCGTCGAGAAGGCCGGCCGCATCTGGTACAAGGCCAACACCGACCTCTACACGGCGAGCACGACGTACGTGCAGGCCAAGGCCTGGACCATCCAGGCGGCGGCGGACCTGGGCTACG is a window encoding:
- a CDS encoding fibronectin type III domain-containing protein, giving the protein MSMHRLSLLLVPACAAWLGCGEAAPSSEERSPPGLPVLTPREGTAVISQDDVLPGCGEPDAGTGAGDAGTPDTSVLVTADSRYHSSAGVTVVPESLAGRDLEILIPHGIDFDRRTGTPVAGGMRFDNVPDGEYFLRANRLYFLTRARHFDLGLNRIGRPDAVYTSIMESTASLSFTHLEPWQDWTSTYDPGSSLQATSADVDLYAPLSPNEYPTAGATTLEDPVAWVYSGSGRGLPALDATKGDRLYVNQLNSVGAGTLPSGGPLVYSTVVSSLHPPAFSFTPDGTTSLPLSGALQPVAQQPFSMEWRLSEFTRWRTDANPTGTLSTPSLSLSPAPFGYQDGWVGYQGELLTLTLPRGEDGVIARRLAYGNPYPSSSGVVGTVGYSFRSATPVVVGTRNHYPSGGIYVIDRLDHLIAGPLQPSISPPRELRIDGVDAYASRVVGTTQPVFSWRPPVQGTPKAYVLSVIQLVGTFDANPTLRFYVPGDRTQVRLPPNLLLPGTVYYARVTADGSPNYEPWRAPYITAELLPNVSADTYSAAFTTP
- a CDS encoding DUF1615 domain-containing protein, translating into MHPQADLRRNVGHRRMWCLGLLLAVTACASRAPVAVAEVPAPPTLTVAQVARLLPPKVKGAEREGWARDVLAALDAEAIPASGPVVCQVLAIIEQESGFQADPAVPGLAKLVRQKLDGTAGRLGPLGRRLLDEVLSSKAKGAKRTFGARLDALRTERDLDRLFRDMLAYYEEEYPAAYAAADLASSLFGPSSFAGQNPVTTAGSMQVSVRYAQEKAGPDADPVQVRESLYTRAGGVRYGTSRLLGFEAAYDEPLYRFADYNGGVYSSRNAALQAQVSQLTGVTLATDGDLQLYDRNGQPRSEDSQSLKALLLFRQRYAPDLSERRVRRDVEQEKTADFEKTDTYLAVKRAYAKQTGEAPAYAQLPQVLLKSVKLSGERTTAWFAKSVDARYQQCLARHRQGAR
- a CDS encoding M4 family metallopeptidase encodes the protein MAHRLLKTIGAAWLGVALSACGTQGSTGDETQAPEQEKSGEDIQSTLNALGGAQVLGVHADGIPDSIRGELGRMDLKVNTLAGGRNALAGVAPAFRLNAEDMVLRKAHTDEQGNQHLRFTQTKNGLQVIGGELVVHVRPDGTVFRANGSARDGLTVSALPRIAAQSAQAAAVGATVGTGLGAEGAPRLVYVRTEDGALRLAYEVTVTGESNLMPVRDLVYVSAVDGSIVLRAPQIHSALNRKLYSANNGTSTPGTLKRSEGQAAIGDSHVDMNYDMLGYTYNCYKTLFNRDSLNNAGQTLISTVHYSKNYVNAYWDGTQMVYGDGDGVNSIELGKDADVTVHELTHAVTENESNLTYSGQSGGLNEAMSDTFGAICESWSKDWSIAADVWMVGEDVWTPNIPNDALRYMDDPAKDGVSLDWAPNYNGQDVHYTSGIPNLAFALLSKGGKHPRGRSTIEVPAIGVEKAGRIWYKANTDLYTASTTYVQAKAWTIQAAADLGYDQATQDAVKAAWEAVGVGVTVPPPTSIPLTNGTAVTGLSDSAGNKKYYSLAVPAGATALTFTISGGTGDADLYVRFGAAPDASTYDCRPYVSGNGETCTITNIQAGTYYVMLNAYAAYSGVTLKGSFTAPGGGGGNVLQSNVPVTGISGASGSFNTEWVTLDVPANKTVSISISGGTGDADLYVRFGSSPTTSTYDCRPYSAGNSETCTLTKTTAGKYYVKLNGYSAYSGVTLKAIY